The Bacillus xiapuensis genome window below encodes:
- a CDS encoding ABC transporter ATP-binding protein yields MLQIENATKKFGKREVVNGVSFQVNKGESFGLLGPNGAGKSTLIAMIGGLLSLDGGDIKISGVSVKKDSMAVRQKIGIVPQDIALYPSMSAQDNLMFWGKMYGLKARQAKERVGEVLAIIGLTERAKEKIATFSGGMKRRVNIGAALMHEPELLIMDEPTVGIDPQSRHHILETVKSLNQRGTTVIYTSHYMEEVEYLCERLAILDRGKVIVAGNKADLCERLAGEVVIQLKVDQAKEDYFMRLNDIKGVEKVVRQDEGFLQLFVTNSDVLGPVVSLSAASGVQLQAVEVRKPGLESLFLQLTGRSLRD; encoded by the coding sequence ATGCTGCAAATTGAGAACGCAACGAAGAAGTTCGGCAAGAGGGAGGTGGTGAACGGTGTTTCCTTTCAAGTGAACAAGGGGGAATCTTTTGGATTGCTCGGTCCAAACGGTGCAGGGAAATCCACATTGATTGCGATGATAGGCGGATTGCTGTCATTAGATGGGGGCGATATTAAGATAAGCGGAGTTTCTGTGAAAAAGGATTCCATGGCTGTTCGTCAAAAGATAGGGATCGTTCCGCAAGATATCGCTCTTTACCCGTCGATGTCCGCTCAAGATAATTTAATGTTCTGGGGAAAAATGTACGGTCTAAAGGCCAGGCAAGCGAAAGAAAGAGTCGGAGAAGTTCTAGCAATCATTGGGCTGACGGAGCGGGCCAAAGAAAAGATCGCTACTTTCTCAGGAGGGATGAAAAGGCGAGTTAATATCGGCGCCGCGTTAATGCATGAGCCGGAGCTGCTGATTATGGATGAGCCGACCGTCGGCATTGATCCTCAGTCGAGACATCATATATTAGAGACGGTGAAATCATTGAATCAACGGGGAACGACTGTAATTTACACGAGCCACTATATGGAAGAGGTAGAGTACTTATGTGAGCGGCTGGCGATTTTGGATCGGGGAAAAGTGATCGTCGCTGGTAATAAAGCGGATCTCTGCGAGAGGCTGGCCGGAGAAGTGGTCATTCAGCTAAAGGTTGATCAGGCGAAAGAGGACTATTTCATGCGGCTGAATGACATAAAGGGCGTTGAAAAAGTGGTGCGCCAAGACGAGGGTTTTCTTCAGCTTTTTGTGACAAATTCAGACGTGCTTGGGCCGGTCGTTTCTTTATCAGCTGCAAGCGGTGTACAGCTGCAAGCCGTAGAAGTGAGAAAGCCAGGGCTGGAAAGCTTGTTTCTTCAGCTGACCGGCCGTTCACTGCGGGATTAG
- a CDS encoding response regulator, producing the protein MIRIIVADDQPLMRDGLSSILNLRKEVEVVATAADGQEAFEQASLWKADIVLMDIRMPGVSGVEGTKRIRQHLPHTKVLMLTTFKDSELIMQALAEGASGYLLKDMRTDVIVQAIMTVHGGGVVLPQELTAQVLAERKRSLADEDMPEVAKELTEREWQVLKQLGYGRSNKEIAELFFITEGTVKNHVSNIIHKLSLRDRTQAAIFAVRYGISTYPI; encoded by the coding sequence ATGATTCGTATCATTGTAGCGGATGACCAGCCGCTGATGCGTGACGGATTAAGCTCGATTTTAAATTTACGGAAAGAAGTGGAAGTAGTAGCTACAGCAGCTGATGGGCAGGAAGCGTTTGAGCAGGCGTCGCTATGGAAGGCGGATATCGTTCTCATGGATATTCGCATGCCGGGCGTCAGTGGAGTGGAAGGCACGAAACGGATCCGTCAGCATCTGCCTCATACGAAAGTACTGATGCTCACGACTTTCAAAGACAGCGAGCTCATTATGCAGGCATTAGCAGAGGGAGCCAGCGGCTATTTGCTAAAGGATATGCGGACGGATGTGATCGTGCAGGCGATTATGACCGTGCACGGAGGCGGTGTCGTTCTGCCGCAAGAACTGACTGCGCAAGTGCTGGCTGAGCGGAAACGATCGCTGGCGGATGAGGATATGCCCGAAGTAGCGAAGGAGTTGACGGAGCGGGAGTGGCAAGTGCTTAAGCAGCTGGGCTACGGCCGAAGCAATAAAGAGATTGCCGAATTATTCTTCATTACAGAAGGTACGGTGAAAAATCACGTATCCAACATTATACATAAACTCAGTCTGCGCGACCGTACGCAGGCCGCGATTTTCGCCGTCAGGTACGGCATTTCCACATATCCAATATGA
- a CDS encoding sensor histidine kinase — protein MNKRLMILFSATRLGMFWMLSGFYYLLIEESEWEKSLFIGLAVLVFTLSHLRMMSTTDKRIKLLCWVTDFLLSAAFGVMFADENRMYLILFGVIAVTVYFATGNKKVLYGFSFAFFLTWGAIMLLNYLQTGEWFLVFNIVNFSFVVHGAIVGSLLRMLLAAKETISNQYEQLTDSHSQLVSAHKQLESYSRQVEELATIRERNRIARDIHDTIGHHMTALVVQLRLAQEVMPKLAKQSREILETCERIATNSLADIRLSVHTLHEEERHLTLIQRLRSILQEFSQTAGMKTTLQLKGDPTALSASWQPTIEKLVQEALTNAARHGFATECEVRLNCMEEAAKLVITDNGCGASAITPGFGLFNMRERVEQHGGTIQYTSEEGKGFTVIAQFPLKTIQWIMGGDENDSYHCSG, from the coding sequence GTGAATAAACGATTGATGATCTTGTTTTCGGCAACAAGGCTTGGAATGTTCTGGATGTTAAGCGGATTTTATTATCTGCTGATTGAAGAAAGCGAATGGGAAAAATCATTATTTATTGGGCTGGCGGTACTCGTGTTTACTCTCAGCCATCTTAGGATGATGTCCACCACTGACAAACGGATCAAGCTTTTGTGCTGGGTGACTGATTTCTTGCTGAGTGCCGCTTTTGGCGTGATGTTTGCGGACGAAAACCGAATGTATCTCATTCTCTTTGGAGTCATTGCGGTGACGGTCTATTTCGCGACGGGGAATAAAAAAGTGCTGTACGGATTTTCATTTGCGTTCTTTCTCACGTGGGGAGCCATTATGCTTTTAAACTATCTGCAAACAGGAGAATGGTTTCTTGTATTTAATATCGTGAATTTTTCTTTTGTTGTTCATGGCGCGATTGTAGGCAGTCTGTTGCGGATGTTGCTGGCGGCAAAAGAAACGATCTCTAACCAGTACGAGCAGCTCACGGATTCGCATAGTCAATTAGTCAGCGCACATAAGCAGTTAGAGAGTTATTCTCGTCAAGTGGAGGAGCTGGCAACGATTAGGGAGAGGAATCGCATTGCCCGTGATATCCATGATACGATCGGTCATCATATGACAGCTTTAGTCGTACAGCTGCGGCTGGCTCAGGAAGTGATGCCCAAGCTGGCCAAGCAAAGCAGAGAAATACTAGAAACTTGTGAACGGATTGCAACCAATTCATTGGCGGATATTCGTTTGTCGGTGCACACACTGCATGAAGAAGAACGCCATCTGACATTAATACAGAGGCTAAGGAGTATACTGCAGGAATTTTCGCAAACGGCTGGTATGAAAACGACGCTCCAATTGAAAGGGGACCCGACCGCATTGTCTGCTTCCTGGCAGCCAACGATTGAAAAACTTGTGCAAGAAGCGCTGACGAATGCTGCGCGTCATGGTTTCGCTACGGAATGTGAGGTGCGGTTAAACTGCATGGAGGAAGCTGCCAAGCTTGTGATCACGGATAACGGCTGCGGAGCGAGCGCGATCACGCCCGGCTTTGGGCTGTTTAATATGCGCGAACGAGTGGAGCAGCACGGCGGAACGATTCAGTACACTAGTGAGGAAGGAAAAGGATTTACGGTGATAGCTCAATTTCCGCTGAAAACCATTCAATGGATAATGGGAGGGGATGAGAATGATTCGTATCATTGTAGCGGATGA
- a CDS encoding PH domain-containing protein → MFKKMASEALGLSDIGKIIEPADYDKTDADDYVMHEDGEKIYFLIKTRADEYCFTNLAVIHVDGESAVSSKRTLKRYPYAQYKISGISLETAGKIDMDVEIKFMIGNKPFDIDVHKDQLDQLKDLYKALLRIGEITYENEIYMNTAAESLEKAAAVMQNCRTDDKSLASAYRGLTEFGFEWLTAAHEKYHIKDFGDVFEKYINN, encoded by the coding sequence ATGTTTAAAAAAATGGCTTCGGAAGCCTTGGGGTTATCGGATATAGGCAAGATTATTGAGCCGGCAGACTACGATAAAACGGATGCTGATGATTATGTGATGCATGAGGACGGCGAAAAAATCTACTTCTTAATTAAGACGAGGGCGGATGAGTACTGCTTCACCAATTTAGCAGTGATTCATGTCGATGGCGAAAGCGCTGTTTCTTCTAAGCGCACGCTGAAGCGCTATCCTTATGCACAGTATAAAATTTCAGGGATCTCCTTGGAAACAGCCGGAAAGATTGACATGGATGTTGAGATTAAATTTATGATCGGCAATAAGCCGTTCGATATTGATGTGCATAAAGATCAATTGGATCAATTGAAAGATCTTTACAAAGCCCTTCTGCGAATCGGTGAAATCACTTATGAAAATGAGATTTATATGAATACGGCAGCAGAGAGCCTAGAGAAAGCGGCCGCAGTGATGCAAAATTGCCGCACGGATGATAAGAGCTTGGCCAGCGCGTACAGAGGATTAACGGAATTTGGCTTTGAATGGTTAACAGCCGCCCATGAGAAATATCACATAAAAGATTTTGGTGACGTATTCGAGAAGTATATCAACAATTGA
- a CDS encoding PadR family transcriptional regulator, giving the protein MEDKVLRKLFLGFIHIHILHHAKEHPIFGLWMLEELKEHGYSMSAGTLYPILHSMESDGLLSKEERNVEGKIRKYYRATAKGISVLDEARNKAYELFKEIK; this is encoded by the coding sequence GTGGAAGATAAAGTTCTGCGCAAATTATTTTTAGGATTTATCCACATCCATATCCTGCATCATGCCAAGGAGCATCCGATTTTTGGCCTGTGGATGCTAGAAGAGCTCAAGGAGCATGGCTACAGCATGAGCGCCGGCACCTTGTATCCTATTCTGCACTCCATGGAGTCGGATGGTCTGTTAAGTAAAGAGGAGCGAAATGTGGAAGGAAAAATCCGAAAGTATTACCGAGCGACCGCTAAAGGGATTAGTGTGCTCGATGAAGCAAGAAATAAAGCTTACGAACTATTCAAAGAAATAAAGTGA
- a CDS encoding chromate transporter, translating to MNREKKTPTIRSLLEILLVSTRLGFTSFGGPVAHLGYFHEEYIRRRKWMDEKTYADLVALCQFLPGPASSQVGIGIGVMRAGVIGGIVSFLGFTMPSVIALILFALLLQGLDVGNAGWIHGLKVVAVAVVAHAIIGMAQKLTPDLQRKAIALFALVATLLWQTAYTQVGVILLAGFAGYLLFRQPHEPDSPSLHFPVSRKFAAACLTLFFGLLILLPIIREATSSSWIAMFDSFYRSGSLVFGGGHVVLPLLEREFVPDGWLSEEAFLAGYGAAQAVPGPLFTFAAYLGAVMNGWAGGLVATAAIFLPAFLLILGTLPFWNSLRRNPKVKGVLMGVNAAVVGILLSAFYQPIWTSSILEAADFAFAAVLFSMLAYWKLPPWIIVLAGAIGGSLLSFLS from the coding sequence ATGAACAGGGAAAAGAAAACACCTACGATCCGTTCCCTGCTAGAAATCTTACTCGTTTCAACCAGGCTGGGTTTCACATCTTTCGGTGGCCCTGTCGCTCATTTGGGCTATTTCCATGAGGAATATATCCGACGGCGAAAGTGGATGGATGAAAAGACATATGCGGATTTAGTGGCCTTATGTCAGTTCCTTCCCGGCCCGGCAAGCAGCCAAGTTGGCATAGGCATCGGCGTGATGCGCGCGGGCGTTATAGGCGGGATCGTCTCTTTTCTGGGATTCACAATGCCTTCTGTTATTGCCCTCATTCTTTTCGCCTTGCTTCTGCAAGGGCTAGATGTCGGCAATGCCGGCTGGATTCACGGCTTAAAGGTGGTCGCCGTAGCCGTCGTTGCCCACGCCATTATCGGAATGGCCCAGAAGCTGACGCCGGATTTGCAGAGAAAAGCCATTGCCCTATTCGCGTTAGTGGCCACTTTATTATGGCAAACCGCCTATACGCAAGTAGGCGTTATATTGCTGGCCGGCTTTGCGGGCTACCTTCTCTTCCGGCAGCCTCACGAACCGGATAGCCCCAGCCTTCACTTCCCTGTTTCACGGAAGTTCGCCGCCGCTTGTTTGACCTTGTTTTTTGGCTTGCTTATTCTTCTGCCGATTATTAGAGAAGCCACTTCGTCCAGCTGGATCGCAATGTTCGACAGCTTTTACCGCTCTGGCTCTCTTGTTTTCGGAGGCGGACACGTCGTTTTGCCGCTGTTGGAGCGCGAATTTGTTCCAGATGGCTGGCTCAGTGAAGAGGCCTTTCTCGCAGGCTACGGAGCCGCTCAAGCTGTGCCGGGACCGCTGTTTACCTTCGCGGCTTATTTAGGAGCGGTGATGAATGGATGGGCTGGCGGCCTCGTTGCAACGGCAGCCATTTTCTTGCCGGCCTTTCTATTAATTCTCGGCACACTGCCTTTCTGGAACAGCCTGCGCCGCAATCCGAAAGTGAAAGGAGTCTTGATGGGCGTCAACGCAGCCGTCGTCGGAATTTTACTGTCCGCCTTTTATCAGCCCATCTGGACAAGTTCCATCCTAGAAGCCGCTGACTTTGCCTTTGCCGCCGTCCTATTCAGCATGCTTGCTTACTGGAAGCTGCCGCCGTGGATCATTGTCCTTGCCGGCGCGATTGGCGGCTCCCTGCTGTCTTTCCTTTCGTAA
- a CDS encoding transposase, translating into MGTVIVSKKRIRPNKRVVNFSMSDMVNFWVDDYKSYAKAIEAASSDIKQVGDRWHILQQLFCAIKKTLYAYVPSKWIPPVIGEVSSETETNPTECLRKTDQVRIQNEEKHWARIQRAQQLAAEGYSIASIARKMNLSRVTIYKDLKITRKPCHKRESRFDDYRSLIRSLVQKQQTAKQIEEVCRERGYDGSVSTLNTMIARERRNSKNNGNKPLFLRQRLLSIIWNFHGPPHEDCFKHIHSKLLSAFPDILLLNKIVSSFRQLFYSKDPQCLIEWIHQHEKSKFPLICSFIEGLKKDLSAVSNSIQEPWSNGVAEGHVNRLKTIKRMMYGRAKFSLLRIRVLSGL; encoded by the coding sequence ATGGGGACAGTTATCGTTTCAAAGAAACGTATTCGTCCTAACAAGAGGGTGGTCAACTTTTCGATGAGCGACATGGTCAACTTTTGGGTTGACGATTACAAATCTTACGCTAAAGCCATTGAAGCGGCTTCTTCTGACATTAAACAGGTAGGTGACCGATGGCATATTCTCCAACAACTATTTTGTGCCATTAAGAAAACCTTGTATGCGTATGTCCCATCAAAATGGATACCTCCAGTGATCGGGGAGGTTTCTTCCGAAACAGAAACGAATCCAACTGAATGCCTTAGAAAAACAGATCAAGTTCGAATCCAAAACGAGGAAAAGCACTGGGCGCGAATTCAGCGTGCACAGCAATTGGCAGCGGAAGGTTATTCCATTGCGTCGATTGCTAGGAAAATGAACCTTTCTCGTGTCACGATCTACAAAGACCTGAAGATCACTCGGAAACCATGTCATAAACGAGAGTCGCGTTTTGATGACTATCGTTCGCTAATACGCTCTCTGGTTCAAAAACAGCAGACGGCGAAACAGATTGAAGAGGTCTGCCGTGAAAGGGGATATGACGGCTCGGTTTCTACATTGAACACGATGATTGCCAGGGAACGAAGAAACAGCAAAAATAATGGGAACAAGCCGTTGTTTCTCCGTCAAAGGCTACTTAGCATAATATGGAACTTTCATGGTCCTCCCCATGAAGACTGCTTTAAACACATTCATTCGAAATTATTATCGGCTTTTCCAGACATTCTGCTTTTGAATAAAATCGTTTCTTCTTTTCGTCAGCTTTTCTACTCTAAGGACCCACAATGCTTGATAGAATGGATCCATCAACATGAAAAAAGCAAGTTTCCATTGATCTGCTCTTTCATCGAGGGACTGAAGAAAGACCTTTCGGCTGTTTCAAACAGTATTCAGGAACCTTGGAGCAATGGCGTGGCCGAAGGACATGTGAACCGCTTAAAAACCATCAAACGAATGATGTATGGCCGAGCAAAGTTTTCTCTTTTAAGAATTCGAGTCTTATCGGGATTATAA
- the istB gene encoding IS21-like element helper ATPase IstB: MTTHRYQIDDYLKRLRLPTIRAQLDTYVREANEQQISYESFLFHLLSVEVAERELKKKESVRKKAQFPIEKNITSFRFEEAPFVPKRRFLEVADGHYIKEKRNVLFVGNSGTGKTHLSIALGHLAIEQGYQVGYYTAARLSNELMEAQDEKRLLQIEKQWTHADLVIIDELGYIPYHPRAAELMFQFFSTRYERGSMIITSNREFSRWNEVFHDDQMTAALLDRITHKAHLFPMNGDSYRFKETYSS; the protein is encoded by the coding sequence TTGACCACACATCGCTATCAAATAGATGACTATTTAAAAAGACTTCGTCTCCCCACCATACGTGCCCAATTGGACACGTATGTCAGGGAAGCCAATGAACAGCAAATCAGTTATGAATCCTTCTTGTTTCATTTACTATCCGTAGAAGTCGCTGAAAGAGAATTAAAAAAGAAAGAGTCCGTAAGGAAAAAAGCTCAGTTTCCAATCGAGAAAAACATCACCTCTTTCCGATTTGAAGAAGCTCCTTTTGTCCCCAAACGACGCTTTCTAGAAGTGGCCGATGGTCATTACATTAAAGAGAAACGAAACGTCTTATTTGTGGGCAATTCAGGTACGGGCAAAACACATTTATCTATCGCTCTTGGACATTTAGCCATTGAACAGGGCTATCAAGTGGGTTACTATACAGCTGCCCGATTATCAAATGAACTCATGGAGGCACAGGATGAAAAGCGACTTCTGCAGATTGAGAAGCAGTGGACCCATGCAGATCTTGTGATTATTGATGAACTTGGCTACATTCCCTATCATCCCCGTGCAGCAGAGTTGATGTTTCAGTTCTTTTCTACTCGTTATGAGCGAGGGAGTATGATTATCACCAGCAACAGGGAATTCAGTCGTTGGAACGAAGTCTTTCATGACGATCAAATGACCGCCGCCTTGTTAGATCGAATCACACACAAGGCACATTTATTCCCAATGAATGGGGACAGTTATCGTTTCAAAGAAACGTATTCGTCCTAA
- the istA gene encoding IS21 family transposase, with product MLKMANIELIRKLHVKEGRSIRQLAKDFSCSRQSIRKAPKLTEEPKYTRKAPVVNPVIDPVKPLIIEWLMNDRNAPLKQRHSAAQIHRRLVEEYGFKGGESTVRRFVRQLKQEWQEIQPPVSIPLEFDPGEYAQFDWGEVFIELNGVQVKVMLFCMRLLYSRKIFVKVFPHQRQEALFQGHADAFDYFGGVPKTIIYDNMTTAVKKVLKGTKREEQEAFLQFHVYYLFDAQFCAPAKGNEKGQVEKLVQTSRSNFLVPVPSVSSLEELNEMLKRRCDEYNDTKVPRTNETVKDRFIYEKSFLLPLPPTHSCAKKVPAVVNTLSLVTFETNTYSVPTVYAGRKDAQIFAYVDRVEIHLDGEVKAIHERSYERHQEVFNLDHYLDELERKPRAIQHARPFRQTEMPDLYQQFYRETLRQYGHAKELIKVLKLHREYSSEWIEIALEKSMEERLYTCDGVKQFLYQLYQPVVAKPAPFSYKGAERVEVTPPVLHSYDQLLKKGGLLH from the coding sequence ATGTTAAAGATGGCTAATATTGAGCTTATCAGAAAATTACACGTAAAAGAAGGAAGGTCGATTCGGCAGCTTGCTAAAGATTTCAGCTGCTCACGACAGTCCATAAGAAAAGCACCGAAGTTAACGGAAGAACCCAAGTATACCCGAAAGGCTCCAGTTGTTAATCCCGTGATTGATCCAGTCAAACCACTGATTATTGAATGGTTGATGAATGATCGAAACGCGCCCCTAAAACAGCGTCATAGTGCTGCTCAAATCCACAGACGCCTGGTTGAAGAATATGGCTTTAAAGGTGGTGAGTCCACCGTCCGCCGGTTTGTCCGCCAGTTAAAACAAGAGTGGCAAGAAATACAGCCCCCTGTCTCCATTCCGTTGGAATTTGACCCCGGTGAATACGCTCAATTTGATTGGGGAGAAGTATTCATTGAGCTCAATGGTGTTCAAGTAAAAGTCATGCTTTTCTGTATGAGATTGTTATATAGTCGGAAAATTTTTGTGAAAGTCTTTCCACATCAACGTCAAGAAGCTCTGTTTCAAGGTCACGCCGATGCTTTTGATTACTTTGGCGGTGTCCCTAAAACGATCATCTATGACAATATGACAACGGCTGTGAAAAAAGTTCTGAAAGGAACCAAGCGTGAAGAACAAGAGGCCTTTCTTCAATTTCATGTATACTACTTGTTTGATGCTCAATTTTGTGCACCTGCAAAGGGGAATGAAAAAGGTCAGGTAGAGAAGCTTGTTCAAACATCACGATCGAATTTTCTCGTTCCCGTTCCGTCAGTAAGTAGTTTAGAAGAATTAAATGAGATGCTTAAGCGTCGTTGTGATGAATATAACGACACAAAAGTCCCTCGAACGAATGAAACGGTAAAAGATCGCTTCATTTATGAAAAGTCCTTTCTTCTTCCACTACCGCCTACCCACTCTTGTGCGAAAAAAGTGCCTGCGGTCGTGAATACGTTGTCATTAGTTACGTTCGAAACAAATACTTATTCGGTTCCAACCGTTTATGCTGGTCGAAAAGATGCCCAGATTTTCGCCTATGTGGATCGTGTGGAAATCCATTTAGATGGTGAGGTAAAAGCTATCCATGAGCGTAGCTATGAACGACACCAAGAGGTGTTCAATTTGGATCATTATCTTGATGAATTGGAGCGAAAACCGCGAGCCATTCAGCACGCGAGACCATTTAGGCAGACAGAAATGCCAGATTTATATCAACAGTTTTATCGTGAAACATTGAGACAATACGGCCATGCCAAAGAATTGATAAAAGTGCTAAAGCTACACCGTGAATACTCATCTGAATGGATTGAAATAGCTCTTGAAAAAAGCATGGAAGAGCGTCTTTACACATGTGACGGGGTAAAGCAATTTCTATATCAGCTTTACCAACCGGTCGTGGCTAAACCAGCTCCTTTTTCGTATAAGGGGGCGGAAAGAGTGGAAGTGACACCGCCAGTTTTGCATTCATACGATCAATTATTAAAGAAAGGTGGCCTTCTACATTGA
- a CDS encoding transposase produces the protein MYLKESLLPFVGIDDFAFKKRSAYGTIIVDLKTHQPLEVLPTRESEDVTAWLKQHPEIQVVSRDGSKSYCKR, from the coding sequence ATTTACCTGAAAGAAAGCCTTCTCCCTTTTGTAGGAATCGATGACTTTGCCTTCAAAAAGCGATCTGCTTACGGCACCATAATCGTTGACTTAAAGACACACCAGCCTTTAGAAGTACTGCCCACGAGAGAATCAGAAGACGTGACGGCATGGCTGAAACAACATCCGGAGATTCAGGTAGTCAGCAGAGACGGCTCTAAATCTTACTGTAAACGCTAA
- a CDS encoding transposase family protein, protein MMGRTQLLFQFNSPIDMIHEHVSDNELFCIMNISSSSARCPSCDVFSSRAHSHYTRKIDDLPISGRHVTLQIRLRKWFCDEPSCSRKIFTERLSWAHSYRRKTTRLEKILTELTLSTNCLAAERSCKALHIRVSHDTLLRLVKSMDLPERKPSPFCRNR, encoded by the coding sequence ATGATGGGCAGGACACAACTACTTTTTCAGTTTAACAGTCCGATTGATATGATCCATGAACATGTGTCAGATAATGAACTCTTTTGCATAATGAATATATCTTCCTCTTCGGCCCGATGCCCTTCATGTGATGTATTTTCCAGCCGGGCGCATAGCCATTATACCCGCAAAATCGATGATCTCCCGATATCCGGACGACATGTAACTCTTCAAATCCGACTGCGCAAATGGTTTTGTGACGAGCCCTCCTGTTCAAGAAAGATTTTTACCGAGAGGCTTTCGTGGGCGCATTCATATAGACGGAAAACGACCCGTTTAGAAAAGATATTAACGGAATTGACCCTTTCTACAAATTGCTTGGCCGCAGAAAGATCATGCAAAGCACTTCATATTCGGGTCAGCCATGACACGCTGCTTCGGCTTGTGAAAAGCATGGATTTACCTGAAAGAAAGCCTTCTCCCTTTTGTAGGAATCGATGA
- a CDS encoding thiocillin family RiPP: MNKDLVKSVDNNTQALYIEEQVDATEFAGFTTAGSAATTSTFSSASSCGGSFATGSSFSSAG; this comes from the coding sequence ATGAATAAAGATTTAGTTAAGTCTGTTGATAATAATACGCAAGCACTTTATATAGAGGAACAAGTTGATGCAACTGAATTTGCAGGTTTTACAACAGCCGGTAGCGCAGCTACAACATCTACTTTCTCTTCTGCTAGTTCATGTGGTGGAAGTTTTGCTACAGGCTCAAGCTTTTCCAGTGCGGGTTAA
- a CDS encoding thiocillin family RiPP: MEELNENIYIEEQDDQLNEVAGTWGSASCFGSYSTFGGCAASASSTATASSAG; the protein is encoded by the coding sequence ATGGAAGAATTAAATGAGAACATATATATTGAAGAACAAGATGATCAATTAAATGAAGTGGCTGGAACTTGGGGTTCTGCAAGTTGTTTCGGTTCTTATTCAACATTTGGAGGATGTGCTGCAAGTGCAAGTTCAACTGCAACAGCATCTTCAGCAGGTTAA
- a CDS encoding thiocillin family RiPP: MSKLSDSKPTDSTIYLEEQVELNEVASSLGSVSTFSSGSCPGSTVNTVSTVSCQG, translated from the coding sequence GTGAGTAAGTTGAGCGATTCAAAACCAACAGATTCTACTATTTATTTAGAAGAACAAGTTGAACTAAATGAAGTTGCTTCATCATTGGGGTCTGTCAGTACTTTTTCTAGTGGATCTTGCCCGGGATCTACAGTAAATACTGTTTCTACAGTTTCTTGTCAAGGTTAA
- a CDS encoding ABC transporter permease, with protein sequence MILQVTKIYLLETFRNVGVLFGNLLPTFIFLGISFMLTKQSSIDTKTLDYMIKGQFISFSVLMAIFSFSFSGATIYLSDKRSEKVFEWLTKTDLTFIKYFIGLGLGVFVILNIFLTITLYLYSVIIPIEAIELVKIIIISNFTLLCLYPLSYIVSSVFRNGKTANSMLIPIMLILMFSVTMTNLFVSIAGNDPQDYYKYLVWNPMLFLNDTIQYNLGLSNEPWLPMYQYLVILLGLFVLLYFFAKRLFKIQ encoded by the coding sequence ATGATTTTACAAGTTACAAAAATCTATCTTCTTGAAACTTTTAGAAACGTGGGTGTTTTATTTGGGAATCTACTACCAACATTTATTTTTTTAGGGATATCCTTTATGTTAACAAAACAGAGTTCTATAGATACTAAAACGTTAGACTATATGATTAAGGGGCAGTTCATTTCCTTTTCTGTGTTGATGGCTATATTTTCCTTTTCATTCTCCGGTGCAACAATATATTTATCGGATAAAAGATCTGAAAAAGTATTTGAATGGTTAACTAAAACTGATTTAACATTTATTAAATATTTCATTGGCCTTGGCTTAGGTGTATTTGTGATTTTAAATATTTTTCTAACTATTACATTGTATTTATACAGTGTCATTATTCCTATTGAGGCTATTGAATTAGTGAAAATTATTATTATTTCTAATTTCACGTTATTGTGCCTGTATCCATTGAGTTATATCGTTTCATCAGTATTTCGCAATGGGAAGACAGCAAATAGTATGTTAATACCAATTATGCTGATTTTGATGTTCTCAGTAACCATGACAAATCTATTTGTATCAATTGCTGGAAATGACCCTCAGGATTACTACAAGTATTTAGTGTGGAACCCAATGCTCTTTTTAAATGATACCATACAGTACAACTTAGGATTAAGTAATGAACCTTGGTTACCTATGTATCAATATCTTGTTATTTTATTAGGATTATTTGTATTGTTGTACTTTTTTGCCAAAAGGCTATTTAAAATCCAATAA